Proteins from one Bacteroides mediterraneensis genomic window:
- a CDS encoding glycoside hydrolase family 43 protein: MLVIASCEASKPVQQQKHEIFYADPTIVLDNGKYYMTGTGSQTPLGFTVLMSDNLLEWTTGTADYYRFILRKGESYGETGFWAPQWLKEGDTYYFAYTANEQTALACGTSVTGPFMQEEMKPIDGSKKNIDPFLFKDDDGKYYLYHVRFNHGNYIWVAEFDMLTGTIKSETLKQCLDCTEPWEHTDNYVSDPIMEGPTVIKLDGKYYLFYSANHYMNIDYAVGYATADSPLGPWKKYGGNPIIHRSIIGENGSGHGDVFLGKDGGYYYVYHVHKSDSEVSPRATRIIPLHLKKGRDGFYDISVKGDEVIKPYQLY, from the coding sequence ATGCTGGTCATAGCAAGTTGTGAGGCATCAAAGCCTGTTCAACAGCAGAAGCACGAGATATTTTACGCAGATCCTACCATTGTTTTGGACAATGGAAAGTATTATATGACTGGAACCGGGTCGCAGACTCCTTTGGGATTTACGGTCCTGATGTCTGATAATCTGCTGGAATGGACTACTGGCACGGCTGATTATTATCGCTTTATTCTACGCAAAGGTGAGTCGTATGGTGAAACCGGTTTTTGGGCACCACAATGGCTGAAGGAGGGTGATACGTATTATTTTGCCTATACGGCTAACGAACAGACTGCATTGGCTTGTGGCACTTCTGTAACCGGGCCTTTCATGCAAGAAGAGATGAAGCCTATTGACGGATCAAAGAAAAACATAGATCCTTTTTTGTTCAAAGATGACGATGGGAAGTATTATTTGTATCATGTGCGTTTCAACCATGGTAATTATATTTGGGTTGCCGAGTTTGATATGCTGACCGGTACGATAAAGAGTGAGACATTAAAGCAATGTCTGGATTGTACGGAACCTTGGGAACATACCGATAATTATGTTTCTGATCCCATCATGGAAGGACCCACTGTGATTAAACTGGATGGGAAATATTATCTGTTTTATTCGGCCAATCATTATATGAACATCGATTATGCAGTGGGCTATGCCACTGCCGATTCTCCATTGGGACCTTGGAAAAAGTACGGAGGAAACCCCATTATACATCGTAGCATTATAGGGGAGAACGGTTCCGGACACGGAGATGTCTTTTTAGGTAAAGATGGGGGCTATTATTATGTATATCATGTACATAAATCGGACTCAGAAGTTTCTCCCCGTGCTACACGTATCATTCCTTTGCATCTGAAAAAGGGTCGTGACGGCTTTTATGACATATCAGTAAAAGGCGATGAAGTCATCAAGCCCTATCAACTCTATTAA
- the rsgA gene encoding ribosome small subunit-dependent GTPase A, producing MEKGLVIKNTGSWYLVKTDEGKLIECKIKGNFRLKGIRSTNPIAVGDRVQINVNAEGTAFITEIEDRKNYIIRRSSNLSKQSHIIAANLDQCMLVVTVNYPETSTIFIDRFLASAEAYRVPVCLVFNKVDRYTEEELHYLERLIHLYTHIGYPCYRISALEGTGVEEIKQALQGKVTLFSGHSGVGKSTLINAILPEQNVKTGEISTAHNKGMHTTTFSEMFSVAGNGYIIDTPGIKGFGTFDMKDEEVGHYFKEIFEFSAHCKYGNCTHRHEPGCAVREAVENHYISESRYASYLNILEDKEEGKYRSAF from the coding sequence TTGGAAAAAGGTCTGGTCATAAAAAATACAGGCAGCTGGTATCTGGTCAAAACCGACGAGGGAAAGCTGATTGAATGTAAGATAAAAGGAAATTTCCGCCTGAAAGGAATACGCAGCACAAACCCCATTGCCGTAGGCGACCGGGTACAAATCAATGTCAATGCGGAAGGAACCGCATTCATTACCGAAATTGAAGACCGGAAAAACTACATCATCCGCCGTTCTTCCAACCTGTCCAAACAATCACACATCATCGCAGCCAATCTGGACCAGTGCATGCTGGTGGTCACGGTGAACTATCCGGAAACTTCCACCATATTCATCGACCGTTTCCTGGCCTCGGCAGAAGCCTATCGCGTGCCGGTCTGTCTGGTATTCAACAAAGTGGACCGCTATACAGAAGAAGAATTGCATTATCTGGAGAGACTGATTCACCTGTACACCCACATCGGATACCCTTGCTACCGGATTTCCGCATTGGAAGGCACCGGAGTAGAGGAAATCAAACAGGCCCTGCAAGGAAAAGTAACCTTGTTCTCCGGCCATTCCGGCGTGGGGAAATCGACCTTAATCAATGCCATCCTGCCGGAACAGAATGTCAAGACCGGCGAAATATCCACAGCCCACAACAAAGGCATGCACACTACCACTTTCTCTGAAATGTTCTCTGTAGCGGGCAACGGCTACATCATTGACACCCCGGGCATCAAGGGCTTCGGTACCTTCGACATGAAGGACGAGGAAGTGGGACACTACTTCAAGGAAATATTCGAGTTTTCCGCGCACTGCAAATACGGGAACTGTACCCACCGGCATGAACCGGGTTGCGCCGTACGTGAAGCCGTGGAAAACCACTACATCAGCGAATCGCGGTATGCCTCCTACTTGAATATACTGGAAGACAAGGAAGAAGGGAAATACCGCTCGGCATTTTAA
- the frr gene encoding ribosome recycling factor, whose product MADSKTIISEAEEKMDMAIMYLDEALAHIRAGKADVRLLDGIRVDSYGSMVPINNVAAVTTPDARSIAIKPWDKSMFRIIEKAIIDSELGIMPENNGEIIRLGIPPLTEERRKQLSKQCKGEGETAKVSIRNARRDAIDALKKAVKDGMPEDEQKNSEAKLQKVHDKYIKQIDDMLAAKDKEIMTV is encoded by the coding sequence ATGGCAGATTCTAAAACAATTATCAGCGAAGCTGAAGAGAAAATGGATATGGCAATCATGTATCTGGACGAAGCGCTGGCTCACATCCGGGCCGGAAAAGCCGACGTACGTCTGCTGGACGGTATCCGCGTAGACTCTTACGGAAGCATGGTGCCCATCAACAACGTAGCCGCAGTGACTACTCCCGACGCACGCAGCATTGCCATCAAGCCGTGGGACAAGAGCATGTTCCGCATCATTGAAAAGGCGATTATCGACTCTGAATTGGGTATCATGCCGGAGAACAACGGTGAAATCATCCGCCTGGGCATTCCACCATTGACAGAGGAACGCCGTAAACAGCTGAGCAAACAGTGCAAAGGTGAAGGAGAAACTGCCAAAGTAAGCATCCGTAACGCACGCCGCGATGCCATCGACGCCCTGAAAAAGGCCGTAAAAGACGGTATGCCGGAAGACGAGCAGAAAAATTCTGAAGCCAAATTGCAGAAAGTACACGACAAGTACATCAAGCAGATTGACGACATGCTGGCTGCCAAGGACAAAGAAATCATGACAGTATAA
- a CDS encoding histidine phosphatase family protein produces MITLYLARHGQTVENLSRIFQGHLPGTLTEEGKQQAVELGQALREIPLDAVVSSDLQRVVDTVRLAVGDRHLPWQQTALLREIDWGPWTGLTVGSVDLSHPPAGVETPQMLYDRAGAFLEYLWHHYDGLRVLVVAHGQINRCLEARMKGVALDDLRTIPLMKNAEFHRYELSDE; encoded by the coding sequence ATGATTACACTTTATTTGGCCCGTCACGGACAGACGGTGGAAAACTTGAGTCGGATTTTTCAGGGGCATTTGCCCGGTACCTTGACGGAAGAGGGCAAGCAGCAGGCTGTAGAACTGGGGCAGGCCTTGCGTGAGATTCCGTTGGATGCCGTGGTGAGCAGTGATTTGCAGCGGGTGGTGGATACGGTACGGCTGGCCGTGGGCGACCGGCATCTGCCGTGGCAGCAGACGGCTTTGTTGCGGGAAATCGACTGGGGACCATGGACCGGACTGACGGTGGGCAGTGTGGACTTGAGTCATCCGCCTGCCGGGGTAGAGACCCCTCAGATGCTGTACGACCGTGCAGGAGCTTTTCTGGAGTATCTGTGGCATCATTATGACGGCCTGCGGGTGCTGGTCGTGGCGCATGGGCAAATCAACCGCTGTCTGGAGGCCCGGATGAAAGGGGTGGCATTGGATGACCTTCGCACGATTCCCTTGATGAAAAATGCGGAATTCCACCGTTATGAACTGTCGGATGAGTAA
- the pyrH gene encoding UMP kinase, producing the protein MAKFKRILLKLSGESLMGEKKYGIDEKRLGEYAQQIKEIHDMGVQIGIVIGGGNIFRGLSGAGKGFDRVKGDQMGMLATVINSLGLSSALVAAGVKARVLTAIRMEPIGEFYTKWKAIEAMENGEVVIMSAGTGNPFFTTDTGSSLRGIEIEADVMLKGTRVDGIYTADPEKDPTATKFDDITYDEVLARGLKVMDLTATCMCKENNLPIIVFDMDTVGNLKKVMSGENIGTLVHN; encoded by the coding sequence ATGGCAAAATTCAAACGCATTCTGTTAAAGCTCAGCGGCGAAAGCCTGATGGGAGAAAAAAAATACGGTATTGACGAAAAACGGCTGGGCGAATATGCACAGCAAATCAAGGAAATCCATGACATGGGCGTACAGATTGGCATCGTCATCGGTGGCGGTAACATTTTCCGCGGATTGTCGGGAGCCGGAAAAGGCTTTGACCGCGTGAAAGGTGACCAGATGGGTATGCTGGCTACGGTTATCAACAGCTTGGGACTAAGCTCAGCTTTGGTGGCTGCCGGCGTAAAGGCACGCGTACTGACGGCTATCCGCATGGAACCGATTGGTGAATTCTATACCAAATGGAAAGCCATTGAGGCCATGGAAAACGGGGAAGTAGTCATTATGTCGGCCGGTACCGGAAATCCGTTCTTTACCACCGACACCGGTTCGTCACTGAGAGGCATTGAAATCGAAGCCGACGTCATGCTGAAAGGTACCCGCGTAGACGGTATCTATACAGCCGACCCGGAAAAAGACCCGACAGCCACGAAGTTCGACGACATTACGTACGATGAAGTACTGGCACGCGGCCTGAAAGTAATGGACCTGACCGCTACCTGCATGTGCAAGGAAAACAACCTGCCGATTATTGTATTCGACATGGATACCGTAGGTAACCTGAAGAAGGTGATGTCGGGCGAAAACATCGGTACGCTGGTACACAACTGA
- a CDS encoding MATE family efflux transporter yields the protein MKTTDRQILHIALPSIVSNITVPLLGLIDVSIVGHLGAASYIGAIAVGGMLFNMIYWLFGFLRMGTGGLTAQAYGRHDMQEATRILLRSLSISLLLALALLILQIPIHSLAFTFMDTSEEVQKLATLYFHICIWGAPATLGLYGFTGWYIGMQNSRFPMFIALTQNIVNIAASLFFVFSLGMKVEGVALGTLVAQYAGLGMACLLWLAYYRPLRKYLHQKALFNRTEMKRFFQVNRDIFFRTLCLIAVTVFFTSTGAAYGDVVLAVNALLMQLFTLFSYFMDGFAYAGEALTGKYIGARNHKALTLTVKHLFKWGISLSLLFTLLYGLGGKGFLSLLTDDATVIAASGEYIYWVLAIPLAGFSAFLLDGICIGATATRLMLRAMWIASASFFLLYYGLHDTLGNHALWMAFIVYLSLRGIVQGIILYRKRITDLHTLS from the coding sequence ATGAAGACGACCGACCGACAGATTCTGCACATTGCCCTGCCCTCCATCGTTTCCAACATCACCGTTCCCCTGCTGGGATTGATTGACGTCAGCATTGTAGGCCATCTGGGAGCGGCTTCCTATATCGGAGCCATCGCCGTGGGAGGCATGCTGTTCAATATGATTTACTGGCTCTTCGGCTTCCTCCGCATGGGAACGGGAGGACTCACCGCCCAGGCCTATGGCCGACACGACATGCAAGAGGCTACCCGAATCCTACTCCGCTCGCTGAGCATCAGTCTGCTGCTGGCCCTTGCCCTGCTGATACTTCAAATTCCGATTCACAGTCTGGCTTTCACCTTCATGGACACCAGTGAAGAGGTGCAAAAGCTGGCTACGCTGTATTTCCATATCTGCATCTGGGGAGCTCCGGCCACGCTGGGACTCTACGGCTTTACCGGCTGGTACATCGGCATGCAGAACTCCCGTTTCCCGATGTTCATCGCCCTCACCCAAAACATCGTCAACATTGCCGCCAGCCTGTTTTTCGTCTTCTCCCTCGGCATGAAAGTGGAAGGAGTGGCCCTCGGTACCCTCGTGGCACAATATGCGGGACTGGGAATGGCCTGCCTGCTCTGGCTGGCCTACTATCGCCCGTTGCGGAAATACCTGCACCAGAAAGCTTTGTTCAACCGGACGGAAATGAAACGTTTCTTCCAAGTGAACCGGGACATATTCTTCCGTACGCTCTGCCTGATTGCCGTAACCGTCTTTTTCACCTCCACGGGAGCCGCATACGGCGATGTGGTACTGGCCGTCAATGCCTTGCTCATGCAACTGTTCACCCTCTTTTCGTATTTCATGGATGGATTTGCCTACGCAGGAGAAGCGCTGACCGGGAAATACATCGGAGCCCGGAACCACAAGGCACTGACACTAACCGTAAAACATCTTTTCAAATGGGGCATCTCACTCTCCCTGCTGTTTACCTTGCTCTACGGACTGGGAGGAAAAGGTTTTCTCAGCCTGTTGACCGACGACGCGACTGTCATTGCCGCGTCCGGAGAATACATTTACTGGGTACTAGCCATTCCACTGGCTGGATTCTCGGCTTTTCTGCTCGACGGTATCTGCATCGGGGCCACAGCCACCCGCCTCATGCTGCGTGCCATGTGGATTGCCTCGGCCAGTTTCTTCCTCCTTTACTACGGTCTGCACGACACATTGGGAAACCATGCCCTCTGGATGGCTTTCATTGTCTACCTGAGTCTGCGGGGTATCGTACAAGGAATCATCCTTTACCGGAAGAGAATCACAGATTTACATACCCTGTCATAG
- a CDS encoding biotin--[acetyl-CoA-carboxylase] ligase — protein MKYPEPIVLAETTSTNSYLADLCNAQPCPELTSVYSSFQSAGRGQRGNSWESEAGKNLLFSFVLYPDFLEAHRQFYLSQVTALALYDVLSSYTEGISIKWPNDIYWKDKKICGTLIENDLTGIHISRSISGTGVNLNQERFYSDAPNPISLCQITGNQYDVGEILAQIMDKVTYYYQRLKEGQTDLLETRYKEALYRKEGMHPYQDKDGQFQARIVDIEPSGRLILEDAQGQQRGYLFKEVEYIL, from the coding sequence ATGAAATATCCTGAACCTATCGTACTGGCAGAAACCACTTCTACCAATTCCTACTTGGCGGACCTTTGCAATGCACAACCATGTCCGGAACTGACCAGCGTATATTCATCTTTCCAGTCGGCCGGACGCGGACAGCGTGGCAACAGCTGGGAATCGGAAGCAGGCAAAAACCTGCTTTTCAGCTTTGTGCTGTATCCGGACTTTCTGGAGGCACACCGCCAGTTCTATCTGTCACAGGTCACTGCCCTGGCCCTGTATGACGTGCTGTCCAGCTATACGGAAGGCATCTCCATCAAATGGCCCAACGATATCTACTGGAAAGACAAAAAGATTTGCGGCACGCTGATTGAGAACGACCTGACCGGCATCCATATCAGCCGTTCCATCTCGGGAACGGGGGTTAATCTGAACCAAGAACGCTTCTACAGCGATGCCCCCAACCCCATCTCCTTGTGCCAGATTACAGGCAACCAGTATGACGTCGGTGAGATACTGGCACAAATCATGGACAAGGTTACCTACTATTACCAGCGGCTGAAGGAAGGACAGACCGACCTGCTCGAAACACGTTACAAGGAAGCCCTCTACCGCAAGGAGGGAATGCATCCGTATCAGGACAAGGACGGACAGTTCCAGGCACGCATCGTGGACATCGAGCCCAGCGGACGCCTGATACTGGAAGATGCGCAAGGACAACAAAGAGGCTATTTATTCAAGGAAGTGGAATACATCTTATGA
- a CDS encoding YraN family protein: protein MALHNELGKEGEAAAVAYLTEKGYEIRHRDWHSGHRDLDIVAQKDGTLVIVEVKTRRDNRFGHPEEAVDNRKIRSIVASADAYVRKFAIDLPVRFDLITVVGMQPPFQIEHIEEAFFPPVWN, encoded by the coding sequence ATGGCACTACATAATGAGCTGGGAAAAGAAGGAGAGGCTGCCGCAGTGGCTTATCTGACTGAAAAAGGATATGAAATCAGGCACCGGGACTGGCATTCCGGACACCGGGATTTGGACATCGTGGCCCAAAAAGACGGCACCTTGGTCATTGTGGAAGTGAAAACCAGAAGGGACAACCGTTTCGGCCATCCGGAAGAAGCGGTGGACAACCGGAAAATACGGAGTATTGTGGCTTCTGCCGATGCGTATGTCCGGAAATTCGCCATCGACCTTCCCGTCCGCTTCGACCTCATTACCGTGGTAGGAATGCAGCCTCCTTTCCAGATTGAACACATCGAAGAGGCTTTCTTCCCTCCTGTGTGGAACTAA
- a CDS encoding nucleoside deaminase yields the protein MADDSFYMKQALAEAARAADRGEVPVGAVVVCRDRIIARAHNLTETLHDVTAHAEMQAVTAAANALGAKYLNDCTLYVTVEPCVMCAGAIAWAQVGRLVFGAEDEKRGFQRYAPQALHPKTVVVKGVLSDECAGLMKDFFRKRR from the coding sequence ATGGCAGACGATTCTTTTTACATGAAACAAGCACTGGCTGAGGCTGCACGGGCCGCAGACAGAGGAGAGGTACCCGTAGGGGCCGTGGTGGTCTGCCGGGACCGCATCATTGCGCGTGCGCATAACCTGACCGAGACCTTGCACGATGTGACGGCCCATGCGGAAATGCAGGCGGTGACGGCGGCGGCTAATGCATTGGGGGCGAAATACCTGAATGATTGTACGTTGTATGTCACGGTGGAGCCCTGTGTGATGTGTGCGGGAGCGATTGCCTGGGCACAAGTTGGTCGTCTCGTCTTCGGGGCGGAAGACGAGAAAAGAGGTTTCCAGCGGTATGCGCCGCAAGCCTTGCACCCTAAGACGGTGGTTGTAAAAGGGGTGTTGTCCGACGAGTGCGCCGGATTGATGAAAGACTTCTTCCGGAAGAGAAGATGA
- a CDS encoding DUF4834 family protein — protein sequence MFHILGFIFFIILVVLLIGLFILYRVIGMIFGFKRRMQRNSSSQRTTYSSGSSQPQEESFESDSSEGNPSARRRKKIFDKEEGEYVDFEEIK from the coding sequence ATGTTCCATATTCTAGGCTTTATATTTTTCATCATATTGGTCGTCCTGCTCATCGGACTGTTCATCCTGTACAGAGTCATCGGCATGATATTCGGATTCAAACGACGCATGCAACGCAACAGTTCTTCCCAACGGACCACCTATTCCTCCGGTTCAAGTCAGCCACAGGAAGAGTCCTTCGAATCTGATTCCAGCGAAGGAAATCCCTCCGCACGCCGACGGAAAAAGATTTTCGACAAAGAAGAAGGGGAATACGTGGATTTTGAAGAAATCAAATAA
- the pssA gene encoding CDP-diacylglycerol--serine O-phosphatidyltransferase, whose amino-acid sequence MAHAIIRNIPNTITSCNLFCGCIACYMAFHSKYEWALLFIVLGAVFDFFDGMTARLLHVSSPIGKELDSLADDITFGLAPAAIAFSLFKEVHYPDFLLPLSGLMPYTAFLIAVFSALRLAKFNLDERQTSSFIGMPTPANALFWGSLTVGAHDFLISDSFNALYLFILVIVMSLLLVAELPMFSLKFKDLSWGHNKISYIFLIVSVPLLIIFQLSGFAAVIVWYILLSLLTRKK is encoded by the coding sequence ATGGCTCACGCGATTATCCGGAATATACCCAACACGATTACCAGCTGTAATCTGTTTTGTGGATGCATAGCCTGTTACATGGCTTTTCATAGCAAATACGAATGGGCACTGCTTTTCATCGTACTGGGAGCGGTGTTCGACTTCTTCGACGGGATGACAGCCCGCCTGTTGCATGTGTCCTCTCCCATCGGGAAAGAGCTGGACTCGCTGGCCGATGACATTACCTTCGGACTGGCTCCGGCCGCCATTGCTTTCTCCCTGTTCAAGGAGGTGCATTATCCGGATTTTCTCCTTCCGCTGTCGGGACTCATGCCCTACACAGCTTTCCTGATTGCCGTATTTTCTGCCCTCCGACTGGCCAAGTTCAATCTGGACGAACGTCAGACCAGCTCGTTCATCGGCATGCCAACCCCTGCCAACGCCTTGTTCTGGGGCTCACTGACCGTAGGGGCACACGATTTTCTGATTTCCGACAGCTTCAATGCCCTGTACCTCTTCATTCTGGTAATTGTCATGTCATTGTTGCTGGTAGCCGAACTGCCCATGTTCTCCCTGAAGTTTAAAGATTTGTCATGGGGACACAACAAGATAAGTTATATCTTCCTGATTGTCAGCGTTCCACTGCTGATTATCTTCCAGTTGAGCGGCTTCGCGGCCGTCATCGTATGGTACATCCTTTTATCCTTGCTGACACGTAAAAAATAA
- a CDS encoding phosphatidylserine decarboxylase family protein, with translation MNKIKKLKKIRLHHEGTHILITGAILLLLINAALYWGIECKIPFYLVAVASLIVYGLMVNFFRCPIRLFKGDTEKMVVAPADGRVVVIEEVDEHEYFHDRRLMISIFMDITNVHANWYPVDGVVKHVDHHNGRFMKAWLPKASTENERSMVVIDTPEGHTVMARQIAGAVARRIVTYAVPGEDCYIDEHMGFIKFGSRVDVYLPLGTEVCVTMGQKTTGNETVIARLP, from the coding sequence ATGAACAAAATAAAGAAACTCAAAAAAATCCGACTCCACCACGAAGGGACTCACATTCTGATTACCGGTGCAATCTTGTTACTCCTCATAAATGCCGCTTTGTATTGGGGAATCGAGTGCAAGATACCATTTTATTTAGTAGCTGTCGCAAGTCTCATCGTCTACGGACTGATGGTTAATTTCTTCCGCTGCCCGATACGCTTATTTAAGGGGGACACGGAAAAAATGGTAGTGGCACCGGCCGACGGACGTGTAGTAGTCATCGAAGAAGTGGATGAACATGAATACTTCCATGACCGCCGCCTGATGATTTCCATCTTTATGGATATCACCAACGTACACGCCAACTGGTATCCGGTAGATGGAGTGGTGAAGCATGTAGACCATCATAACGGACGCTTCATGAAAGCCTGGCTGCCGAAAGCCAGCACGGAAAACGAACGTTCGATGGTCGTCATCGATACCCCGGAAGGTCATACCGTCATGGCCCGTCAGATTGCGGGCGCCGTGGCCCGACGCATTGTAACATACGCCGTGCCGGGAGAGGATTGCTACATTGACGAGCACATGGGATTCATCAAGTTCGGGTCGCGGGTGGACGTGTATCTGCCTCTGGGTACAGAAGTCTGTGTGACCATGGGACAGAAAACGACCGGCAATGAAACGGTGATTGCCCGCCTGCCCTAA